A genomic stretch from Caulobacter sp. FWC2 includes:
- the arsJ gene encoding organoarsenical effux MFS transporter ArsJ codes for MRERLRALVAALSSRKDGVWEYALVTLAYWGLTITDGAIRMLILFQVYLMGYSAMQIASLFLFYEIFGVLTNLFGGWIGANFGLRVTLFGGIGIQVVALAMLALLNPAWPVWLVISYVMVSQALSGIAKDLTKMSSKSAIKAVVPKDADATMYRWVSLLTGSKNALKGVGFFVGALLLTVVGFNMSLLIMAAGLLFVLTSLWRHLPDDLGKTKQKSKFTSMFSMDRRINILSAARFFLFGARDVWFVVALPVYLAAVFGWSPMVVGAYLALWTIGYGIVQSLAPKFIASKPGEAPKGYTVFLWSAILTAVPVAIAIALGAGIFPGFSLVVGLAAFGVVFAVNSAVHSYMIVNYAESEKVAMTIGFYYMANAGGRLAGTVLSGLVYQYAGGIVACLWLSAVFVGSAALISTGLSLPEDRKALGSARQGQLALSHAAAPA; via the coding sequence ATGAGGGAGCGCCTGCGCGCGCTGGTCGCAGCGCTCTCGTCCCGCAAGGACGGCGTCTGGGAATACGCCCTGGTGACCCTGGCCTATTGGGGCCTGACCATCACGGACGGCGCGATCCGGATGCTGATCCTGTTCCAGGTCTATCTGATGGGGTACTCGGCGATGCAAATCGCCTCGCTGTTCCTGTTCTATGAGATCTTCGGGGTCCTCACCAATCTGTTCGGCGGCTGGATCGGCGCCAACTTCGGCCTGAGGGTCACCCTGTTTGGCGGCATCGGCATCCAGGTCGTGGCCTTGGCCATGCTCGCCCTGCTCAATCCGGCATGGCCGGTCTGGCTGGTGATCAGCTACGTGATGGTCAGCCAGGCGCTGTCGGGCATCGCCAAGGACCTCACGAAGATGAGCTCCAAGAGCGCGATCAAGGCGGTCGTGCCCAAGGACGCCGACGCCACCATGTACCGCTGGGTCTCGCTCCTGACCGGCTCGAAGAACGCGCTGAAGGGCGTGGGCTTCTTCGTCGGGGCGCTGCTGCTGACGGTGGTCGGCTTCAACATGTCGCTGCTGATCATGGCCGCCGGACTTCTCTTCGTCCTGACCAGCCTGTGGCGCCACCTGCCCGACGATCTTGGCAAGACCAAGCAGAAGTCGAAGTTCACCTCGATGTTCTCGATGGACCGGCGGATCAACATCCTGTCGGCCGCCCGCTTCTTCCTGTTCGGGGCCCGCGACGTCTGGTTCGTCGTCGCCCTCCCCGTCTATCTGGCGGCGGTCTTCGGCTGGTCGCCGATGGTGGTGGGCGCCTATCTGGCGCTCTGGACCATCGGCTACGGCATCGTGCAGTCGCTCGCTCCGAAGTTCATCGCCTCCAAGCCCGGCGAAGCGCCCAAGGGCTACACCGTCTTCCTGTGGTCGGCGATCCTAACGGCTGTGCCAGTCGCTATCGCGATCGCTCTGGGCGCCGGCATTTTCCCCGGCTTCTCGCTGGTCGTGGGCCTGGCCGCCTTCGGCGTCGTCTTCGCCGTGAACTCGGCCGTGCACTCCTACATGATCGTCAACTATGCGGAATCCGAGAAGGTCGCGATGACCATCGGCTTCTACTACATGGCCAACGCCGGAGGGCGCCTGGCCGGCACCGTGCTTTCCGGGCTAGTCTATCAATATGCGGGCGGCATCGTCGCCTGCCTCTGGCTCTCGGCGGTGTTCGTCGGATCGGCCGCGCTGATCTCGACAGGCCTCTCGCTTCCCGAAGACCGCAAGGCGCTCGGCTCGGCCCGTCAGGGCCAGCTCGCGCTCAGCCACGCCGCCGCCCCCGCCTAG
- a CDS encoding heavy metal translocating P-type ATPase, with product MQVSYPRDGALRIAELGFLAQPEGVEAKRFLSTLFRMPEVRSVEIAPNRASADILFDRPLAPAEMARRMGAQSVVGELDEDAKLPVLSPDQTGRVQLHRYGSVVSTWSIVSDIPGRMRFRNDHLFRKKQLCQDIERELMTVFGIDRFKVNPQTCSLLVHFDPTAIDRWQLLEFLDQALRNAQDYPSPDKNNHELLVCTAAAGLAAVAQFAAPALVLPAAALFLYCAVPTLIGGWDTIFKERRIGVDVLDAIVVVMCLFTLEIFAGAVLAWCLAFGRALLERAQEDSRRRLVNVFGKQPRTAYLYRDGVEILVPLDQIQPGDVIAAHTGEVIAADGVVWDGNALVDQHALTGESVPVEKQAGSKVYASTLVIGGRLLITVESAGRETATAKISAILNDTAAFRLTSQSKGEALADKAVLPTLGLASLGLGLVGLQGATAIVNCDFGTGIRMAAPLALLSSLSVCAGRGILIKDGRALEEMEGVDTVLFDKTGTLTHERPELYRIHCFGGLTEEQVLTYAAAAEQRLEHPIAAAIVESFRKLDKPFLKTDQSSFKIGYGISVLIDAKPVLVGSSRFMALENTSAPTSVGQIEQDAHDEGHSIVFVAVDGEVVGGIELAPKLRDGVREVMAGLRARGVRQIVIISGDHDKPTRKLAEALGVDRYFAEVLPQDKARYVELLQAEGRKVCFVGDGINDSIALKRANVSVSLRGASTVATDTAQLIFMENDLWKLCEFRDISRELDKNVNLSWQIILVPNLLCIGGAFFLGFGVMASVLANNVAAIAALANGLRPRGMYPNGSDVASPTFAPAAMARSLVRALPWGGDAPDAAAPSADDESLNKLLASSPTLRRSRSFFIWAGLAGLALPGVPGWPLLIVAVALGAAGKPGGSALDRWVHNRFPGPRREALRFAKTLMDDLDRRFPEAEQTIAPTRRLQARLAD from the coding sequence ATGCAGGTCTCTTATCCTCGCGACGGCGCGCTTCGGATCGCCGAACTGGGCTTCCTGGCCCAGCCCGAAGGCGTGGAAGCCAAGCGCTTCCTCTCCACCCTGTTCCGGATGCCCGAAGTGCGGAGCGTCGAGATCGCGCCGAACCGGGCCAGCGCCGACATCCTCTTCGACCGCCCGCTGGCCCCGGCCGAAATGGCGCGCCGGATGGGCGCCCAGAGTGTCGTGGGCGAACTGGACGAGGACGCCAAGCTGCCCGTGCTGTCGCCCGACCAGACGGGCCGCGTGCAGCTCCACCGATATGGCTCGGTGGTCTCCACCTGGTCCATCGTCAGCGACATCCCTGGCCGCATGCGGTTTCGCAATGACCATCTCTTTCGCAAGAAGCAGCTCTGCCAGGACATCGAACGCGAGCTGATGACGGTGTTCGGGATCGACCGCTTCAAGGTCAATCCGCAGACCTGCTCGTTGCTGGTCCACTTCGACCCCACCGCGATCGACCGCTGGCAGCTGTTGGAGTTCCTCGACCAGGCGCTGCGCAACGCCCAGGACTATCCGTCACCCGACAAGAACAACCACGAACTGCTGGTCTGCACCGCGGCGGCTGGCCTGGCCGCCGTCGCCCAGTTCGCCGCGCCCGCGCTCGTGCTGCCGGCGGCGGCGCTCTTTCTATATTGCGCGGTGCCCACCCTGATCGGCGGGTGGGACACGATCTTCAAGGAGCGACGGATCGGCGTCGATGTGCTCGACGCCATCGTCGTGGTCATGTGCCTCTTCACCCTGGAGATCTTCGCGGGCGCGGTCCTGGCCTGGTGTCTCGCCTTTGGCCGGGCGCTGCTTGAGCGCGCGCAGGAAGATTCCCGCCGCCGCCTGGTCAACGTCTTCGGAAAGCAGCCCCGCACCGCCTATCTCTATCGCGACGGCGTCGAGATCCTCGTGCCCCTCGACCAGATCCAGCCTGGCGACGTCATCGCCGCCCACACGGGCGAAGTCATCGCCGCCGACGGCGTGGTGTGGGACGGCAACGCGCTCGTCGACCAGCACGCCCTGACCGGCGAGTCCGTGCCGGTGGAAAAGCAGGCCGGCAGCAAGGTCTACGCCTCGACCCTGGTGATCGGCGGCAGGCTGCTGATCACCGTGGAAAGCGCCGGTCGCGAAACCGCCACCGCCAAGATCAGCGCGATCCTCAACGACACCGCCGCCTTCCGCCTCACCTCGCAGTCGAAGGGCGAAGCGCTCGCCGACAAGGCCGTCCTTCCGACGCTGGGCCTGGCCTCCCTGGGCCTAGGCCTAGTCGGCCTGCAGGGCGCCACCGCGATCGTCAATTGCGACTTCGGCACTGGGATCAGGATGGCCGCGCCGTTGGCGCTGCTCAGTTCGCTCTCGGTCTGCGCGGGTCGCGGCATCCTGATCAAGGACGGCCGCGCGCTCGAGGAGATGGAAGGGGTCGACACCGTCCTCTTCGACAAGACCGGCACGCTGACGCACGAGCGGCCTGAACTCTATCGCATCCACTGTTTCGGCGGCCTCACCGAAGAGCAGGTGCTGACCTATGCCGCCGCCGCCGAGCAGCGGCTGGAGCATCCGATCGCCGCGGCCATCGTCGAAAGCTTCCGCAAGCTCGACAAGCCGTTCCTGAAGACCGACCAGTCCTCGTTCAAGATCGGCTACGGCATCAGCGTCCTCATCGACGCCAAGCCCGTGCTGGTCGGCAGCAGCCGGTTCATGGCGCTGGAAAACACGTCCGCGCCGACCAGTGTCGGCCAGATCGAGCAGGACGCCCACGATGAAGGCCACTCGATCGTCTTCGTGGCGGTCGACGGCGAAGTGGTCGGGGGGATCGAACTGGCCCCCAAGCTGCGGGACGGCGTGCGCGAGGTCATGGCGGGCCTGCGCGCCAGGGGCGTGCGCCAGATCGTCATCATCTCCGGCGACCACGACAAGCCGACCCGCAAGCTGGCCGAAGCCCTGGGCGTCGACCGCTACTTCGCCGAGGTCCTGCCCCAGGACAAGGCGCGCTACGTCGAACTGCTGCAGGCCGAGGGCCGCAAGGTGTGTTTCGTCGGCGACGGCATCAACGACTCCATCGCCCTGAAGCGCGCCAACGTCTCGGTGTCGTTGCGGGGCGCCTCGACGGTGGCCACCGACACCGCCCAGCTGATCTTCATGGAGAACGATCTCTGGAAGCTCTGCGAGTTCCGGGACATTTCGCGCGAGCTGGACAAGAACGTGAACCTGAGCTGGCAGATCATCCTGGTGCCGAACCTGCTGTGCATCGGCGGGGCGTTCTTCCTGGGTTTCGGCGTGATGGCGTCGGTGCTCGCCAACAACGTCGCGGCCATCGCGGCCCTGGCCAACGGCCTGCGGCCGCGCGGCATGTACCCCAACGGCAGCGACGTCGCCTCGCCCACGTTCGCTCCGGCCGCCATGGCCCGGTCCCTCGTGCGCGCGCTGCCATGGGGCGGTGACGCGCCTGACGCGGCGGCGCCATCGGCCGACGATGAGAGCCTCAACAAGCTCCTGGCCAGTTCGCCGACGCTCCGTCGAAGCCGGTCGTTCTTCATCTGGGCCGGCCTGGCGGGCCTCGCCTTGCCGGGCGTGCCGGGATGGCCGCTGCTGATCGTGGCCGTGGCGCTCGGCGCGGCCGGCAAACCTGGCGGATCGGCTCTGGACCGCTGGGTCCACAACCGCTTTCCCGGACCCAGGCGCGAGGCCCTGCGCTTCGCCAAGACCCTGATGGACGACCTGGATCGGCGCTTTCCCGAGGCGGAGCAGACCATCGCGCCGACCAGGCGGCTTCAAGCCCGGCTGGCCGACTGA
- a CDS encoding ArsJ-associated glyceraldehyde-3-phosphate dehydrogenase has product MKTRVGINGFGRMGRLALRLGWDNPDLEFTHINEPKGGARVSAHLTKFDSVHGRWPHQVEAAENAIVINGKSVTFTESSTVEGIGWRDVDVVLECSGKFRTPATLQPHLAGGVRKVIVSAPVKEDVLNIVMGINDHLYDPDAHDIVTAASCTTNCLAPIVKVIHENLGIRHGVVTTIHDMTNTQAVHDTPLSDLRRARAASLSLIPTTTGSATAIALIYPELQGRLNGLAVRVPLLNASLTDAVFEVEKPTTVTEVNALFKTAAQGSLQGILGYEELPLVSVDFKGDTRSTIIDADSTMVVAGTQVKVLGWYDNEIGYVSRMIDLTRKVGHALSLDRLAAE; this is encoded by the coding sequence ATGAAGACCAGAGTTGGCATCAACGGTTTTGGGCGCATGGGCCGCCTGGCGCTACGCCTGGGCTGGGACAATCCCGACCTGGAATTCACCCATATCAACGAGCCCAAGGGCGGCGCGCGCGTCTCGGCCCACCTGACCAAGTTCGACTCCGTCCATGGTCGTTGGCCGCATCAGGTCGAGGCCGCCGAGAACGCCATCGTCATCAACGGCAAGTCCGTCACCTTCACTGAGTCGAGCACCGTGGAGGGCATCGGCTGGCGTGACGTCGATGTCGTCCTCGAATGCAGCGGCAAGTTCCGCACGCCCGCGACGTTGCAGCCGCACTTGGCCGGCGGCGTGCGCAAGGTGATCGTCTCCGCGCCGGTCAAGGAAGACGTGCTCAACATCGTCATGGGCATCAACGACCATCTCTACGACCCCGACGCCCATGACATCGTGACCGCCGCGTCCTGCACCACTAACTGCCTGGCCCCGATCGTCAAGGTGATCCACGAGAACCTTGGCATCCGCCACGGGGTGGTCACCACCATCCACGACATGACCAATACCCAGGCCGTGCACGATACGCCGCTCTCGGATCTGCGGCGCGCCCGCGCCGCCAGCCTGTCGCTGATCCCCACCACGACCGGCTCGGCGACCGCCATCGCGTTGATCTATCCCGAGCTTCAAGGCCGGCTGAACGGCTTGGCTGTCCGAGTGCCCCTGCTCAACGCCTCCCTGACCGACGCCGTCTTCGAGGTGGAAAAGCCGACGACGGTCACGGAGGTGAACGCCCTGTTCAAGACGGCTGCGCAAGGATCGCTGCAGGGCATCCTCGGCTACGAGGAGCTGCCGCTCGTCTCCGTCGACTTCAAGGGCGATACCCGGTCGACCATCATCGACGCGGACTCGACCATGGTCGTGGCCGGCACCCAGGTCAAAGTGTTGGGCTGGTACGACAACGAGATCGGCTACGTTTCCCGGATGATCGACCTCACCCGGAAAGTCGGCCACGCGTTGAGCCTCGACAGGCTGGCGGCGGAATAG
- a CDS encoding EcsC family protein, translated as MAVTVLQLTALAQPNRLQMFRTLLVAGSDGLDRAQLVRETGATRSAVTFNIKALARCGLVKVDLSARRVGVGARKTDGDFRCVAMLAALETLLSYIEDADPPVGMRTGRRGPGDRAAGGLVSALGSRLRMSREQKDTSLAEREWTAEDETSLAVAVGLLEKETFIDTLLGMAGAAASAGMRGVSAIVPAKIGEGLGDMLAQILQFTFDKVLLTVDQDPSGLTSSSWFARVSVALSGGGGGLAGLPGTLVELPVTTALLMRSIAQIAASEGEDLSTPEAKLECLKVFAFGGPGSGDDEENEGYFATRVALASGLPRLVEKSIADIVPALAARVSGRFAPLVSAKLGSQGVAVVGAVAGMIVNSAFADHFERKARGHFVVRRLERAYGEAAVLERYDALKNSLLSIRRGSKAKPATEV; from the coding sequence TTGGCCGTCACGGTCCTGCAGCTTACGGCCCTGGCCCAGCCCAATAGGCTACAGATGTTCAGGACCTTGCTGGTCGCGGGGTCGGATGGGTTGGATCGCGCCCAGCTCGTCAGAGAGACTGGCGCAACACGCAGCGCGGTCACCTTCAACATAAAGGCGCTCGCGCGATGTGGGCTGGTCAAGGTCGACCTGAGCGCGCGGCGAGTGGGCGTCGGGGCGCGCAAGACGGACGGCGATTTTCGATGCGTCGCCATGCTGGCCGCGCTCGAGACCCTGCTGAGCTACATTGAGGATGCCGACCCTCCGGTTGGCATGCGAACTGGGCGGCGCGGGCCTGGAGATCGCGCCGCAGGAGGCCTTGTTTCCGCGCTAGGATCGCGCCTGCGAATGTCTCGCGAACAGAAGGATACGAGCTTGGCCGAGCGCGAGTGGACCGCTGAGGACGAGACGTCGCTGGCCGTGGCCGTCGGGCTGCTGGAAAAGGAGACGTTCATCGACACCCTGCTGGGCATGGCCGGCGCCGCCGCCAGCGCCGGGATGAGGGGCGTCAGCGCGATCGTGCCCGCCAAGATCGGTGAGGGCCTCGGTGACATGCTCGCCCAGATCCTGCAGTTCACCTTCGACAAGGTGCTGCTGACGGTGGACCAGGACCCATCGGGCCTGACCTCTTCGAGTTGGTTTGCCCGCGTCAGCGTCGCCTTGAGCGGCGGCGGCGGCGGTCTGGCCGGTTTGCCGGGGACACTGGTCGAGCTGCCCGTCACGACGGCGCTCCTCATGCGAAGCATCGCCCAGATCGCGGCGAGCGAGGGGGAGGACCTATCCACGCCTGAGGCGAAGCTCGAGTGCCTGAAGGTGTTCGCCTTCGGTGGGCCGGGCTCGGGCGACGACGAGGAGAACGAGGGCTACTTCGCCACGCGCGTCGCCTTGGCCTCCGGTCTGCCGCGGCTGGTCGAGAAGTCCATCGCCGACATCGTTCCGGCGCTCGCGGCGAGGGTTTCGGGCCGGTTCGCGCCTCTCGTGAGCGCAAAGCTGGGGAGCCAGGGCGTGGCCGTGGTCGGCGCCGTCGCCGGCATGATCGTCAACTCCGCCTTCGCCGACCATTTCGAACGCAAGGCCCGAGGTCACTTCGTCGTGCGCCGGCTGGAGCGGGCATACGGCGAAGCGGCCGTCCTTGAACGATACGACGCGCTGAAGAACAGCCTGCTGTCGATCCGTCGTGGATCGAAGGCCAAGCCGGCGACGGAGGTCTGA
- a CDS encoding DUF4880 domain-containing protein, which produces MMTSTSTPSLSVLEQESLIWVNRLLSGAFTPGDAEALGRWRASDAAHEAAFVEAIRFHRRVRRLLTARLEPRDET; this is translated from the coding sequence ATGATGACTAGCACGAGCACCCCGTCGCTTTCCGTGCTGGAACAGGAGAGCCTAATCTGGGTCAATCGGCTGCTGTCGGGGGCGTTTACACCCGGGGACGCCGAGGCGCTAGGGCGATGGCGCGCCTCGGATGCGGCGCACGAAGCGGCATTCGTGGAAGCCATTCGGTTTCACCGGCGTGTCCGCCGCCTCCTGACCGCGCGCTTGGAGCCGCGGGATGAAACCTAG
- a CDS encoding substrate-binding domain-containing protein, whose protein sequence is MNKLLAFAVASALAMTASVAHAARDTVWAVGSSTVYPLSIRVAEAFHKKTGRKPPRIESLGTGGGFKRFCAGAGDKFPDIANASRPMTKAEFAACQAAGVKDIVELKIGLDGIVVATDDKSPDYAFKLEHLYLGLSANVLRNGEVVKNPYKQWNEVGAELPAGRIIVYGPPASSGTRDAWLDLAIEPGARKFPTNEALRAQDPAAFKARVDPMRSDGGWVDGGENDEDIVGTIQKTPGTLGVFGYSFLVEHSRQLKAAAINGVKPTPRSIIDGSYPLSRPLYIYVKKANVGITAGLREFVAEFVSDAAIGRGGYLQSRGLVPEPQAQQQATKTTAVKLTPMAAPAR, encoded by the coding sequence ATGAACAAGCTTCTCGCCTTCGCCGTCGCCTCGGCGCTGGCCATGACCGCCTCGGTCGCCCACGCCGCCCGAGACACCGTCTGGGCCGTTGGGTCCTCGACGGTCTATCCGCTGTCCATCCGGGTGGCCGAAGCCTTCCACAAGAAGACCGGCCGCAAGCCGCCCCGCATCGAGAGCCTGGGCACCGGTGGCGGCTTCAAGCGCTTCTGCGCCGGAGCCGGCGACAAGTTTCCCGACATCGCCAATGCTTCGCGCCCGATGACTAAGGCCGAGTTCGCCGCCTGCCAGGCCGCTGGCGTGAAGGACATCGTCGAGCTGAAAATCGGCCTGGACGGCATCGTGGTCGCCACCGACGACAAGTCGCCGGACTACGCCTTCAAGCTGGAGCACCTGTATCTGGGCCTCTCCGCCAACGTCCTGCGCAACGGCGAGGTCGTGAAGAACCCCTATAAGCAGTGGAACGAGGTCGGGGCTGAACTGCCGGCCGGCAGGATCATCGTCTATGGCCCGCCGGCCAGTTCGGGCACCCGCGACGCCTGGTTGGACCTGGCGATCGAGCCGGGGGCCCGGAAGTTTCCGACCAACGAGGCGTTGCGCGCGCAGGATCCGGCCGCTTTCAAGGCCAGGGTCGATCCGATGCGGTCCGACGGTGGCTGGGTCGACGGCGGCGAGAATGACGAGGACATCGTCGGCACGATCCAGAAGACCCCCGGCACGCTGGGCGTGTTCGGCTATTCGTTCCTCGTCGAGCACAGCCGGCAGCTGAAGGCCGCGGCGATCAATGGCGTCAAGCCGACCCCGCGGAGCATCATCGACGGGTCCTACCCGCTGTCTCGCCCGCTCTACATCTACGTGAAGAAGGCCAATGTCGGCATCACCGCCGGTTTGCGGGAGTTCGTGGCCGAATTCGTATCCGACGCCGCGATCGGCCGCGGCGGCTATCTGCAGTCGCGCGGCCTGGTGCCCGAGCCGCAGGCTCAGCAGCAGGCGACCAAGACGACGGCCGTCAAGCTGACGCCCATGGCGGCGCCGGCTAGGTAA
- a CDS encoding substrate-binding domain-containing protein: protein MKTLLGVTASLVLLAGASSAHAARDYVWAAGSSTVFPFTTRVAENFSKKTGKKTPKVESLGTGGGFKMFCGGTGEGFPDVANASRPMKKSEFEACKAKGVKDIVEIKIGFDGIVIAMDKKAPDYNFKLEHLYLGLAQNTLKSGQFVANPYKTWKEVGANLPANRIVVYGPPPTSGTRDAWVELAIEGGAKKFPTAKSLQEADEKAFKAKVDPMRTDGGWIDAGENDNAIVGTIEKTPGALGVFGYSFLEENANRIKGASVNGVKPTPQTIANGTYPVSRSLYIYVKKANVGVVPGLKDFISEYVSDSATGRGGYLAGRGLILLPPAQHQAAKDTASKLPPMAAPKS, encoded by the coding sequence ATGAAGACTCTGCTCGGTGTCACCGCGTCCCTGGTTCTGCTGGCCGGCGCCTCCAGCGCCCACGCCGCCCGCGACTATGTCTGGGCGGCCGGCTCCTCCACCGTGTTTCCCTTCACCACGCGCGTGGCCGAGAACTTCTCCAAGAAGACCGGCAAGAAGACGCCCAAGGTCGAGAGCCTGGGCACGGGCGGCGGCTTCAAGATGTTCTGCGGCGGCACGGGCGAGGGTTTCCCCGACGTCGCCAACGCCTCGCGGCCGATGAAGAAGTCCGAGTTCGAGGCCTGCAAGGCCAAGGGCGTCAAGGACATCGTCGAGATCAAGATCGGCTTCGACGGCATCGTTATCGCCATGGACAAGAAGGCGCCCGACTACAACTTCAAGCTCGAGCACCTCTATCTGGGCCTGGCCCAGAACACCCTCAAGAGCGGCCAGTTCGTGGCCAATCCCTACAAGACCTGGAAAGAGGTCGGGGCGAACCTGCCGGCCAACCGCATCGTCGTCTACGGCCCGCCGCCCACCTCCGGCACCCGCGACGCCTGGGTCGAACTGGCCATCGAGGGCGGCGCCAAGAAATTCCCGACCGCCAAGTCGCTCCAGGAAGCCGACGAGAAGGCCTTCAAGGCCAAGGTCGACCCGATGCGCACCGACGGCGGCTGGATCGACGCGGGCGAGAACGACAACGCCATCGTCGGCACCATCGAGAAGACCCCCGGCGCCTTGGGCGTGTTCGGCTATTCCTTCCTTGAGGAAAACGCCAATCGCATCAAGGGCGCCAGCGTCAACGGCGTCAAGCCGACCCCGCAGACGATCGCCAACGGGACCTATCCGGTGTCGCGATCGCTCTACATCTACGTCAAGAAGGCCAATGTCGGCGTCGTGCCGGGCCTGAAGGACTTCATCAGCGAGTATGTCTCCGATTCAGCCACCGGCCGGGGCGGGTACCTGGCTGGCCGCGGCCTGATCCTGCTGCCGCCAGCCCAGCATCAGGCCGCCAAGGACACGGCGAGCAAGCTGCCGCCGATGGCCGCGCCCAAGAGCTAG
- the arsC gene encoding arsenate reductase (glutaredoxin) (This arsenate reductase requires both glutathione and glutaredoxin to convert arsenate to arsenite, after which the efflux transporter formed by ArsA and ArsB can extrude the arsenite from the cell, providing resistance.) — protein MSDADFPVVIYHNPNCGTSRNVLSMVRSVGYEPKVIEYLQAGWSHEQLRELAGEAGLTLSQLMREKGTPAEELGLLRDGVSEDQILDAMVAHPILVNRPLVVTPLGVKLCRPSEIVFELLERKPESFTKEDGEVVHLTAQP, from the coding sequence ATGAGCGACGCTGATTTTCCGGTCGTCATCTACCACAACCCCAACTGCGGCACGTCCCGCAACGTCCTCTCCATGGTGCGGTCGGTGGGCTACGAGCCCAAGGTGATCGAGTACCTGCAAGCGGGCTGGTCGCACGAGCAGCTGCGCGAACTGGCCGGCGAGGCCGGCCTGACCCTAAGCCAGCTGATGCGCGAGAAGGGCACGCCCGCCGAGGAACTGGGCCTGCTGCGCGACGGCGTCTCCGAGGACCAGATCCTCGACGCCATGGTCGCCCATCCGATCCTCGTGAACCGGCCGCTGGTCGTCACGCCGCTGGGCGTGAAGCTCTGCCGCCCCTCGGAAATCGTCTTCGAACTCCTCGAGCGCAAGCCCGAGAGCTTCACCAAGGAAGACGGCGAAGTCGTTCATTTGACCGCCCAACCCTAA
- the arsB gene encoding ACR3 family arsenite efflux transporter, translated as MSVFERYLTVWVGLCIVVGVALGHFFAPAFHAIAALEVAQVNLPMAGLIWLMIIPMLIKVDFAALGEVKNHWRGIGVTLFINWVVKPFGMAALGWVFVAHVFRPYLPADQIDSYMAGLILLAAAPCTAMVFVWSNLTDGEPHFTLSQVALNDTIMVVAFAPIVGLLLGLSSITVPWSTLTLSVVLYILVPVIAAQLIRKALLASGGQAALTGLLSKLQPLSMLALLATLVMLFGFQGDQILKQPVIIAILAVPILIQVYFNSGLAYLLNRVTGEAHCVAGPSALIGASNFFELAVAAAISVFGFQSGAALATVVGVLIEVPVMLSIVAIVNASKPWYERGLAVRKVADARAADVSSLKSEVR; from the coding sequence ATGTCTGTTTTCGAACGCTACCTCACCGTCTGGGTGGGGCTATGCATCGTCGTGGGCGTCGCCCTGGGCCACTTCTTCGCGCCGGCCTTCCACGCCATCGCCGCGCTCGAGGTCGCCCAGGTCAACCTGCCGATGGCGGGCCTGATCTGGCTGATGATCATCCCGATGTTGATCAAGGTCGACTTCGCCGCCCTGGGCGAGGTCAAGAACCACTGGCGCGGCATCGGCGTCACCCTGTTCATCAACTGGGTGGTCAAGCCGTTCGGCATGGCGGCGCTGGGCTGGGTGTTCGTCGCCCACGTCTTCCGACCCTATCTGCCGGCCGATCAGATCGACAGCTACATGGCTGGCTTGATCCTGCTGGCGGCCGCGCCCTGCACGGCGATGGTGTTCGTCTGGAGCAATCTGACCGACGGCGAGCCGCATTTCACCCTGAGCCAGGTTGCGCTCAACGACACCATCATGGTCGTGGCCTTCGCGCCGATCGTAGGCCTTCTGCTGGGCCTGTCGTCCATCACCGTGCCCTGGTCGACCCTGACCCTGTCGGTGGTTCTTTATATCCTCGTCCCGGTGATCGCCGCCCAGCTGATCCGCAAGGCGCTGCTGGCCTCGGGCGGCCAGGCCGCGCTGACCGGACTGCTGTCCAAGCTGCAGCCGCTGTCGATGCTGGCCCTGCTCGCCACCCTGGTGATGCTGTTCGGCTTCCAGGGCGACCAGATTCTCAAGCAGCCGGTGATCATCGCCATCCTGGCCGTCCCGATCCTGATCCAGGTCTATTTCAACTCCGGCCTGGCCTATCTGCTCAATCGCGTGACCGGCGAAGCCCACTGCGTGGCCGGTCCGTCGGCCCTGATCGGCGCCAGCAACTTCTTCGAGTTGGCCGTGGCGGCCGCCATCAGCGTCTTCGGCTTCCAGTCGGGCGCGGCGCTGGCCACCGTCGTGGGCGTGCTGATCGAGGTGCCGGTCATGCTCTCGATCGTCGCCATCGTGAACGCTTCCAAGCCCTGGTACGAGCGCGGCCTGGCGGTCCGCAAGGTCGCCGATGCTCGCGCCGCCGACGTTTCTTCCCTCAAATCCGAAGTCCGGTGA